One stretch of Sander vitreus isolate 19-12246 chromosome 16, sanVit1, whole genome shotgun sequence DNA includes these proteins:
- the chsy3 gene encoding chondroitin sulfate synthase 3 has translation MAVKSRRQWSTVIVGVFLGFTASSWLFVPQVLESKGKKSPVCLYNSDASVGKGPAILGNTAATKDRDSPLFSQEDGVFSSGNSSGDTGVPIRRPTHFLYVGVMTAKKYVRSRAVAAYQTWASSIPGKVEFFSSAGTGTVLVPVPVPVVSLAGVDDSYPPQKKSFMMLKYIHDHYLEKYEWFMRADDDVYIRGEKLELFLRSLNSSKPLYLGQTGLGMAEELGRLALEPGENFCMGGPGMIFSREVLRRMVPHINTCLREMYTTHEDVEVGRCVRRFGGTQCVWSYEMQQLFYENYEHNKKGFIEELHSSKIHNAITLHPNKKPAYQYRLHSFMLSREISRLCYRSILLHRQGLMMSSLSDTEVQWEDQQLGSPPSYMRYKPNERHDVIEWDFLTGRHVYSAAENKIARQSLGNSLRTALEGIILQVMEMINENSKTRGRVIDFKEIQYGYYRVDPMHGAEYIIDLLLLYKKHKGRKITVPVRRHAYLQQSFSRPFFTETDELDVAELVAAINSESQSLSFLSNSLKFLSPFQVHESNRDMWEQSQRKVNILVPLSGRYDTFVRFMENFEKVCLIPKQNVKLSIVLVDNESNQNRGRHIQLVKDFYRKYPKADLSIIPMTGNFSRGLALELGSSQLHNDSLLFFCDVDLIFSGDALQRCRDNAVQGRQAYFPVVFSQYNPKIVYSEKAPRENKFVLTKKSGFWRDYGFGIACVFKSDLLKAGGFDTSILGWGLEDVDLFTKVINSGLKVLRSQEPGIVHIYHPVHCNTSLEQKQHKMCLGSRASTFASTMQLAELWLEKHIETGYNRTSS, from the exons ATGGCTGTGAAATCAAGGAGACAGTGGAGCACCGTGATTGTCGGCGTCTTTTTGGGCTTCACCGCGTCCTCTTGGCTATTCGTACCTCAGGTTCTGGAAAGTAAAGGGAAAAAATCTCCCGTGTGTTTGTACAACAGTGACGCCTCCGTCGGTAAAGGTCCTGCCATCCTCGGGAACACCGCGGCTACCAAAGACCGGGACAGCCCGCTGTTCAGCCAGGAGGACGGGGTATTCAGTTCGGGGAACAGTAGCGGAGATACCGGGGTACCCATACGCAGACCAACGCATTTCCTCTATGTCGGCGTGATGACAGCGAAGAAATATGTGCGGTCTCGCGCCGTGGCTGCGTACCAGACCTGGGCGAGCTCCATACCCGGGAAGGTGGAGTTCTTCTCGAGCGCGGGGACTGGCACCGTCCTCGTGCCCGTCCCCGTCCCGGTGGTGTCGCTGGCAGGTGTGGACGACTCGTACCCGCCACAGAAGAAGTCCTTCATGATGCTGAAGTACATCCACGACCACTACCTGGAGAAGTACGAGTGGTTCATGCGGGCAGATGATGACGTTTATATCAGAG GTGAGAAGCTGGAGTTGTTCCTGCGCTCACTGAACAGCAGCAAGCCTCTTTACCTGGGTCAGACAGGCCTGGGCATGGCCGAGGAGCTGGGCAGGCTGGCCCTGGAGCCTGGAGAGAACTTCTGCATGGGAGGCCCGGGGATGATCTTCAGTAGAGAGGTTCTACGCAGGATGGTCCCTCACATCAACACCTGTCTGAGGGAGATGTACACCACCCATGAGGATGTGGAAGTGGGCCGCTGTGTGCGACGCTTTGGAGGAACCCAGTGTGTGTGGTCATATGAG ATGCAGCAGCTCTTCTATGAGAACTATGAGCACAACAAGAAGGGTTTCATTGAAGAACTTCACAGCAGCAAGATCCACAACGCCATTACACTTCACCCCAACAAAAAGCCTGCCTACCAGTACCGGCTGCACAGCTTCATGCTGAGCCGCGAGATCTCCAGGCTCTGTTACCGCAGCATCCTGCTCCACCGCCAAGGCCTGATGATGAGTTCCCTCAGCGATACAGAGGTACAGTGGGAGGACCAACAGCTGGGGTCCCCACCTTCCTACATGCGCTATAAGCCCAATGAGAGACATGATGTCATTGAATGGGATTTCCTGACTGGCCGCCATGTTTACTCCGCTGCTGAGAACAAGATTGCCCGGCAAAGCCTCGGGAACTCGCTTCGGACCGCACTAGAAGGCATTATACTCCAGGTCATGGAAATGATTAACGAGAATTCGAAAACGCGTGGCCGTGTCATTGACTTTAAAGAGATCCAGTATGGCTACTACAGGGTGGATCCAATGCATGGTGCGGAATACATCATAGACTTACTGCTTCTGTACAAGAAACATAAGGGACGCAAAATAACAGTGCCTGTGAGGCGCCACGCTTACCTTCAGCAGTCCTTTAGCCGACCCTTCTTTACTGAAACCGACGAGTTAGATGTGGCTGAGCTCGTGGCTGCCATCAACTCTGAATCCCAATCCCTGTCTTTCCTgtccaactctctgaagttcttGTCACCTTTCCAGGTCCACGAATCAAACAGGGACATGTGGGAGCAAAGCCAGAGGAAGGTCAACATCCTTGTCCCATTATCTGGTCGCTATGACACCTTCGTCCGCTTCATGGAGAACTTTGAGAAAGTGTGTTTGATACCCAAACAAAACGTTAAGCTCTCCATCGTTCTGGTGGACAATGAGAGCAATCAGAACAGAGGAAGACACATCCAGTTAGTCAAAGACTTCTACAGGAAGTATCCCAAAGCTGACCTGTCCATAATCCCCATGACGGGCAACTTTTCCCGAGGACTGGCTCTTGAGCTGGGCTCCTCACAGCTTCATAATGACTCTCTACTCTTCTTCTGTGATGTCGATCTGATCTTTAGTGGCGATGCCTTGCAACGCTGCAGAGACAATGCTGTCCAAGGGAGACAAGCCTATTTCCCTGTTGTCTTCAGTCAGTACAACCCCAAGATAGTGTATTCGGAGAAGGCCCCGAGAGAAAACAAGTTTGTGCTGACCAAGAAAAGTGGTTTCTGGCGAGATTATGGATTTGGAATCGCCTGTGTTTTCAAGAGTGATTTACTCAAAGCTGGAGGTTTTGACACCTCGATCTTGGGCTGGGGACTGGAAGACGTGGACCTGTTCACAAAAGTGATTAATTCAGGTTTAAAAGTGTTACGCAGCCAAGAACCAGGCATTGTCCACATTTATCATCCCGTCCACTGCAACACAAGTCTGGAGCAGAAGCAACACAAGATGTGCCTTGGCTCAAGAGCAAGTACGTTTGCATCGACAATGCAGTTAGCAGAGCTGTGGCTGGAGAAACACATAGAGACAGGGTATAACAGAACTTCATCCTGA